Within Triticum dicoccoides isolate Atlit2015 ecotype Zavitan chromosome 1B, WEW_v2.0, whole genome shotgun sequence, the genomic segment AGTTTAGTGGCTTGATCTGTGTGCTCCTGCACTCTTAAGTAGGTTGCATAAATAGGATATCGGTTGTCCAGGTAGATTATCCACATTTAATATCTTCGTCCATGGTTGACTTATGGGGCTCTTGTGTAAAGGCTGCACATTGCATTGAGGTTGTAGATAGTGTAGAAGCTTTCACTTGGGAGATTAATTTGGCATTTATTGTGTTCTGAGTGTTATATACATGCATTGATTATTGGTGCATCATTCCTTTTTGTTCAAAAGAGTGGCAGTTATTTTGTGTGTTTGAAACTAGTACATTTGGTAATCTTTTTATTCTTGGGAAACAAGTCTATTAACTCACTAGAGACGATGGCAATGGCCTTTCTTTGCAGTAAGAGCCGAATGGAAGATCCTCCTGTTCGTTTGTTTCTGTGGATCATACCTGTCCTATGCTCATGCTTTATCTAATGCTTACCTACACATACGATATTTTCCTACACAAGCAACTAACTATATGTTGGCAAGTTATCTAACTCTATTGTCATGTTTGTTCAGATCCCTTTCATGAAGTGAGGAGAAAGCGTAGCAACAAAAAGGAGGTCAGTACATAGAGAATCCTTGAGCTTCAAACAATACAACTTCGTTGGAGATATTCTTCAGTGCAATTTTGTTATTTCTGTTGTTTAAGTATATGCCACTTGCCCGTTCTCCTGACAAACTCTTATCACGTGCAGGTAAAAGCTCCTCAGGAAACAAGGTCTCGCCCATTCTATAAACCTGCATACCGAGGTTCTAAGGTTGGTTTGGATCGAGGTGGACGTGGTTACTCTGGTCCAGGAGGTAACGTGCTAACTTCTGTATTGTGATATCATAATGAAGTTTGATATTGTACAGTCTAACTCATTTTGTGTATGTTATCAACATGACAACATATGAGCAGACTCAACTGCTAGCGCTAAAGGTCCTATCAAGAAGGAAACAGAGTTACTTCCACCACCAAACACGTCAACCTCTGATGCTGTCAAGGGGAGCAATCCTATGGAAACAATTTCAGAAGCTGGGTATGTAAATATTGATTATATTAGTTAATTTTTTGCTCCTAGTTTTGTTGCACTTCTTTAGCAGTTCTGTTATTCTCTGTTGTAATTGTTGATCGATTGATTTACGTAGTGTCTGATCCATTCTTCTCTTAGGAAAATCAAGTAGAACAAAATTACATCACATGTTTCTGTAGTTTATTAACTGTTAAGCACCGTTAGATGATTTCACCCTTGTTAGCTTTCTTCCTAGATAACTTCCTAGATAAGGAACATAGCCAACTCTTTGTTGCAACACTTGGTACAAGGCTGATAGCAGAGCGAGGGGGGGGGTTGGCCTTGGCAGGACCATGATCCATTGTGCATGCTTGATTCTGTAATTTGACGATTAGGGAGAGATGGACCATGTGCTCAGAGCTGCCCTGTCTTCTAATTTTCATTTTATCTCTGCATTGTACATGTTTGATTCTTCATGTTCTGTGTTTTCAGAAAAAATATGTGTGTTTCTATCAGCCGTTTAGAACCATTACAAATTGGAACAGTAGCTTTTTTAGTTTTTATATGATGCACAGCTTCACTCGCTTGTTTATGCATTGTATGCTAAGACTACTTGGTAATGCAAGTACATAGCTCGAGGACTTCCTTGGCAGACTTCCTAACCTTTTGTGCTTTTGTTACCAGTAATTTAGCTGATGCGAAGTCTACCAGTTTCCAGCCTCCGCAAGTGCAGCATGGTTGGGGTGGGGTGCCAGGGCGCCCTTCTTTGGCTGAAATAGTGAAGATGGGCAGGCCTCAAGCTAAATCTGGGGCCAGACCGGTTGCAAATAATGCTGCCAAGCCAGCTGTTGGTGGTTCAGTCGCTGCCAATGCAAATCTTAACACAGTTTTGCCGTCTGAAGGGGACCGGGTCACAGCTGAGAAATTACCAAATGGCACTATTCAGCCCCCCTCTGTACCTAAGGAGGACTCTGTTGGCATATTACCTCCAGGACAGGGGTCTGATGTGCCAGAAGGCATTGGTGCTGCTTCCGCAAATGTGAGTGCACCAAGATCATTTACCCTGGAGGTCAAGAATGACGGCGCTGGAGATGCCAACGAGCAAACTAAGGAGACAAGTGCAAGCAATGCCACTGGCCTAACATCTCCAGGACCATTATCCCCGTCTGATGAAGGCACGGTCTTGAATAATGACTTGATAGAGAAAACAGATGGCTATCTCTCTGATGAACATTCATTTGAACACAACCAAAGTAAGTTATGAAAGATGTCATTTACCTCTTTGCATCTGTACTTTCATTTGTGCCTATGTGAAGATCTGTTATGCTAGgacatgttggagttactatttctGTATGACCCTGAGCTGTTTTTATTTTTTGATGCATGTTTATTGCTTATTATCAGCTCACCCACTGGCAAACAAGCATGTCTTACCTACGAAACACAAGGTTCAGTGTGATGTGGTACATCAAACCCTGAATTTTGTgcctcttttctgaattctttttacCTAGGGTCTCCCGGACTGTAGAGCTTATGCATACCTCTTTCTGTATTTCATGTTGCATGCTTCCTCCTTGTCTAACTGACCAGAATTCCCTGTCTTTCTAGTCACTTTCTCTTTTGTTAATTATATAGATCGTCTTTCTCAATTTTAATGATTTCATCCTTCTAGATGCAGATTCAAATGGTGATATGTCTACTACAGCGTATCAGTTGGAAGACTTGACCATACATGAGGAAAACAGACCAAAACCATCTGATGATAACCCAGCTGTAATAATCCCAGGCCACCTTCAGGTTTCCAATGCTGATTTTGCGCACTTGACATTCGGTAGTTTTGTGTCTGGGACACTCGATGCATCATGCTCCATGATGCCTGCCAATAGTGACGTGGAGGTCGCAGCAGTTCCTGATAACCAGTCAGGGGACCAATGCGATGTCAGGTATGAATTTCTTCATCAAATTCTTTACGCCCCTTTCATCATGTGAAGTCCTTCATTTTCAGTATCTCCACCGTCTTCCATCATGTGACATTTTTGAGTCCTTCATTTTCAGAATCCACGAATTTGAAAACAAGGAGACAGTAACTCCTGCAGCCAACGAGTACATTGCTTCTGCACCAGAAAGTAATGCGGAGAATCCTGATATTACATCAGCACAACAGTCTGATGTGGGAAGAGCTGATTTACTGGATGTTACAAACAACACTGAATACAATTTATCATCTGATTATGCCACGTCAAGTGCAGTACAACCAGAGCCTACCGTGCAGACTTATCTGCAGGACAATCGTCAAATGCAAAACATTTCTCCCCTCTCTAACTTCATGGTATATGCTCATTTCTTATCTTGGTTTATTTTATAAGAACTTCCATTGATATGTTGTTATTTTCCATATATGTACATGTAAATTTGGAGTTGTGATTATTTTGATATATCACATCTACCACCAATGTTGATCCAAAATGAAGAAACCAACTACCTGACCTAATAGTGGATAAAAATGCCCTGGTGCAAACTGTATTAATTGTATTTGCTAACCTGTGATTCCAAAATCCAGTTAAAGAAAGTCCTGCTCTGGCTTCATTCTCATTGACAAACTTGTTTTATTACTCGCAGCAAGGAAATATGCCAAATGGCCTATTGCCACCAGCAATGCCGCCTTTCCGTGAGCTGGATCCAGCATTCTCGCTGCTGCTTACTAACCCTCCATTGGCTACAATGGTTCATGGTACACCACAATCGTCCGTGAACAATGCAACTGTTTCTTCACAGCCACAAGAGGTATGAACACGTCACTGAATCATGGACTAGACGACAACTCTTTTGAGAGTAGCCATGTGTTACAAATTCTATATGTACGAATTCATTCTGGTAAAAGGGTAAAATATATTTGTTTGGTGAGGAACATGGGTTAGCTGTATACAGTTTTACTTGCTGCACTCTAAAATGTGCCTGGAAGTTGCAGCCTGCAACCAGGATAACTCTTGCTTACTGCTCTTAGTGCAGCTATGCTGCATATTAATTGTTAACTATGCCCAGAGTGTTAGCAATCAATTTTTTTGGTCATGTTTGGTCAAATCCTGTTGTAGTTACATCTGCCTCGTGCTTTATTTTGTTCAGTTCTGTGTCTTGTGGCTAGCAACACTTACATTTGTGCCTAACTCTGCGTGGGCATTTTTTCTCTAGAGAGCTAAATTGTAGCTGTATTACTCATTAGGATTTTATTATGCTGTTATTTGTGTTACTGAAAAAGC encodes:
- the LOC119349714 gene encoding uncharacterized protein LOC119349714 isoform X2; this encodes MRGGGRGGGGGGGGGRGQQREQQQARGAAAAGDGAEIPQASRKLVQGLKGILADRTEAEIYATLLDCAMDPDVXXXXXVCSDPFHEVRRKRSNKKEVKAPQETRSRPFYKPAYRGSKVGLDRGGRGYSGPGDSTASAKGPIKKETELLPPPNTSTSDAVKGSNPMETISEAGNLADAKSTSFQPPQVQHGWGGVPGRPSLAEIVKMGRPQAKSGARPVANNAAKPAVGGSVAANANLNTVLPSEGDRVTAEKLPNGTIQPPSVPKEDSVGILPPGQGSDVPEGIGAASANVSAPRSFTLEVKNDGAGDANEQTKETSASNATGLTSPGPLSPSDEGTVLNNDLIEKTDGYLSDEHSFEHNQNSNGDMSTTAYQLEDLTIHEENRPKPSDDNPAVIIPGHLQVSNADFAHLTFGSFVSGTLDASCSMMPANSDVEVAAVPDNQSGDQCDVRIHEFENKETVTPAANEYIASAPESNAENPDITSAQQSDVGRADLLDVTNNTEYNLSSDYATSSAVQPEPTVQTYLQDNRQMQNISPLSNFMQGNMPNGLLPPAMPPFRELDPAFSLLLTNPPLATMVHGTPQSSVNNATVSSQPQENVNQGGLSNPQLTHSQGNTGIAPGPPLPHHLAALHPYAQGGLPLGYANMIGYPSLPQSYAYLPPAAYQQAYMNSGLFHQGAAAAPNSGVKYPMPQYKSNVPLGSLPQPASMLSNYVGGFGTANGMPQNFALNQSNPSATTAPGFDGAMPSQYKDGNPYMSLQQGENPAMWMHGAGSRGMPPLAANPLYGYQGQQGYQGQQGHQGGLRQGQMPSQYGAALGQSQPGLGPEHRNPSDGNLSAAAAAAQANQMWPNGY
- the LOC119349714 gene encoding uncharacterized protein LOC119349714 isoform X1, with amino-acid sequence METISEAGNLADAKSTSFQPPQVQHGWGGVPGRPSLAEIVKMGRPQAKSGARPVANNAAKPAVGGSVAANANLNTVLPSEGDRVTAEKLPNGTIQPPSVPKEDSVGILPPGQGSDVPEGIGAASANVSAPRSFTLEVKNDGAGDANEQTKETSASNATGLTSPGPLSPSDEGTVLNNDLIEKTDGYLSDEHSFEHNQNADSNGDMSTTAYQLEDLTIHEENRPKPSDDNPAVIIPGHLQVSNADFAHLTFGSFVSGTLDASCSMMPANSDVEVAAVPDNQSGDQCDVRIHEFENKETVTPAANEYIASAPESNAENPDITSAQQSDVGRADLLDVTNNTEYNLSSDYATSSAVQPEPTVQTYLQDNRQMQNISPLSNFMQGNMPNGLLPPAMPPFRELDPAFSLLLTNPPLATMVHGTPQSSVNNATVSSQPQENVNQGGLSNPQLTHSQGNTGIAPGPPLPHHLAALHPYAQGGLPLGYANMIGYPSLPQSYAYLPPAAYQQAYMNSGLFHQGAAAAPNSGVKYPMPQYKSNVPLGSLPQPASMLSNYVGGFGTANGMPQNFALNQSNPSATTAPGFDGAMPSQYKDGNPYMSLQQGENPAMWMHGAGSRGMPPLAANPLYGYQGQQGYQGQQGHQGGLRQGQMPSQYGAALGQSQPGLGPEHRNPSDGNLSAAAAAAQANQMWPNGY